aaaaataattattactcatggtttttttaacgcctccgtggtccagtgatgGTGTGGCTCTTGGTTCGAttgccgcgttggaaacatgttatttccaagtttggtaagggcaatacaggctgatcacctgattgtttgacaagtaagcatgtaaaaagtcggtcctgcgcctaatctctcgccagtcttgtcggtcttccgtcccactgggttatgagtgtataggaatagagagtgctcttgtgtactgcgtacgcacttggacactataaaattactcctacgttGGCTTGggttcaatgaaaccgaccactgtaatgtaacttaaaattttcattcaataaagttcataatttttgtttttaaatcttATAAATAGTCTAACTGTAGACTTTCAGATAATAAACACATAATATGCGATAACGATAAGCCTAAATTAGAACATACAAATAATGAAAAGAGTATGTAAAATGTAGTCTAACCGGGCGGCATAGTCAATGACGACTAATCTCCCTAAAATATAAagatacagtctgtcaagaaaaaGTAAACGCAgcacaaaattttctaaacgtaatcacacTCAAAAGATGGTTTTGTTCTCTTTGTATTTCCACGGAGAACGCTTAAATAcactttttataaatattttcaatattatatctcgatttaataaggttttctatttttatgtgatttcaaaattgtgtacagcgtctactctttttcgacaagctataaaaatataatgtaagatAGACTCACTTATTAGCACCTGTGTCACCCTGCCCTATGAGTCCAACTCCTGTGTTGTCGTTTTTGTCTCGAACGTTGTTGGCTTTGCTCGCCATTTCCTTTTGGAGGACTATTTTTTCCCTTTCTGCTATTTCTAGTTTGGCTTTGAAGTTCTGAAAACGGGTTTTAATgtacattgaaataaaatagttGACAAAAAATTACATCCAAGCTCATATTGTGACAAAATGTTATTCAATCTTAAACTTTGGTTGAAATGTGACTGGGGTTCTATTTGGTGCACACGAGGTCGCAGACAATATCatgtttattatatatatatttatataatatattgtaaaaagACATACCTTCACTTCCTCTTGTAATTTACTTATTAACTCATCTTTTGTCTTCatatcttttatttttctttcaacGTCATTCTTGAGATCACTTACAACTTTTTCACTACTTGCTAATGATTCGGTGCTAGTTTTCCTTAATTCTTGTAATTCTAAGGTTAGTTTTTCTAATCTTTCATCTGCATTTTCTTTACTGACTTGCTGCACTTGTAATAGTTCAAGCTGCTGAGAGACATCAGCTAACTTATTTTCAGTCTCAATGAGTTTTTCTTTAACTATCTTATGATTTGATTGGTCATGCGCTATCTTATCTCTAAACTCATTTAATTCCTTCTCATACTCATGTATTTTACTCTTCAATTCGTGTTTTGATGTTTTACTTAGCTTCTTGTACTCGCTAAATTCTGTTTGTAGCTGTTTATTCAAGTCTTCATAATTTGCCTTCTGAGCGTCATTTAtgttagttaatttttttatgtcttCCTCTGACTTTGTCAATAAAACTtgtaaatcatttaatttttccTTAGTACTTTGTAATTCGGTCAATTGTTTATCTTTTTCTTCTAATTGGACTTGAGCTTgtcttaaattaatattgaGAGATTCTACTTCTGAAGCATGTTTATTTTTTAGGTCATTATTTTCAGTCTTCAGTCCATTTATTATTTGTTGCGTCTCACTAGTTCCTGAAGTCAAATTTTTATTAAGATCGTCTATTTGATTTTGCAAATCTTGCAGAGATTTATCCTTCGTAGAAATTTCATCTTGGAACTTGTGTAAATCTTCTTGTAActttttattaatgtttgttATATTTTCGTTTTTCTCCGTTTCTGATTTCAatgcaattttattttcttctaatgATTTCTTCAAATTATTAACTAATTCTATATGTTCATTTAGTTTAGCAGAAGCATTACTCAATTCAGTTTTCAAGTGCGCAACTTCGTTGGATGTTTCTTTATATTTAGCTTCGAGTTCAGTCTTATCTTTAAGGATAGCCGCATGTTCTAATCTAAGGCTTTCCATTTGTGCTAACTGCTCTTTAATAACTGATTCCTCAGCCGATGCACTACTTATTAAATGTTCAAATTGTTGTCTGATAGAAGCAGTTTCCTGTTGTGATTTTGTAAAATTCTCTTCCAATTTATTTTTGGCATCTATAGCTTTATTTAATTCTTCAGTGATATTACCAATTTGACGATCTTTTTCTGATATGATATCTCCATTCGATTTAATATCTATTTCAAGCATTTCCACTTTAAGTGTCAgttctttaatattattttgcctCTCTTCAAGCAATTGTTTTAGTTGAATTTCTTCAGATTctaattgtttaattttatcaGTAAACTCGCTTAACTGGGCTTGTAGAGAAGTCTTATCCTTTTCGTGTATAAGTTTTTGATTCTTTAATTGTGAATTGACGTCCTCTAATATCTTTTGAAGCGAATCTTCGTTTTTTCTAGCTTcttctaatttattatttaagtcgTTTTGAGCTTCTGTAAGTTGATCTACTTTCTCCATTAGTTTAACTTCAGAAGTTGCACCATCAGCTTTCAAAACAGAAATTTCTTCTTTGTATTTATCAATGTCTATTTCTAATTTTTTACGAGCTGCATCGTACTCATTAGTAAGGTCTTGCTCTTTTATTTTAAGGTTTTCAATTTCTTTCTTCAGTATCGAATTCTCATCTAATAtactattattttgttgttCTAGTTCATTAAGACGAGTTGTAAGTCCTGAGTTTTGATTTTCAtattctttaattttattttcagcttCATTTACTTTGGCAACATTCTCTTCTACTGCTTGCAACAATTGATTCTTTTCGACACCAAAATCTTCTTGTATTTTGAACAGTTTCTGTTTTAATTCTTGTTCTGATCTTCCAAAATTGTTAGCTGATTCTCTGTATTTATCTTTAAGGTTTTGTAATTCATTTTCAGTATCTTTTAAATGTTGGGACAGTTTTGTAAACTGTTCGTTTGAATTAGTTGTTTGACCAGCAAGGTTAAGGCATTCACTTTCTATTTTCTCTTTAGATTTTAGTAATTCATCACATTTTTCGATGGAACTATTGAGTTGTCGTTTTAGTTCGCCAATTTCAAGTTCCATCTGAGAAATTTTCTCTTTAAGCTGTGAATTAGTTTCTGTGATCTCATTAATAGTTTGTTTAagctttttattttcttcacgTAATAAATTTAATTCGTCATTGTTTAATGCAAATTGTGTATTTAATGCATCTAAATCAATTTTACTTTGATCCAAAGCTTGTTTGCTGATTTCAATTTCTTTTTGTAGTTGCTCGATTTTAGTATTACGATCCTCAATTTCTTTTTTGTGTTCTTCAGCAATCTTCGTGTGTTTAATGTTGAAATTGGCAGTCGTATGTTCAAAATCATCTTTTAGTTTGATAATTTCCTTATCTCTCTCATGTATTGTTTTCTTGTACTCATCTATCAGCTTTTCATTAACGTTGGACGATTTACTCGTGTCATTAAGCAATCGTTCATATTCctttgatttttgatttaagTCTTGTTGCAATTTTAGAATATCTGATTTGTTTTTTTCGTCTTGTTGGGAAGCTTCATTCAAAAACGTTTCgtattcattaatttttttagttaacTCATCTTTCATTCCAAGGAATTCATCTTGGAGAGTTTTGTAACTGGACTCCTGTTTTTTCTTGAAGTCTTCTAATTGTTCTATATCTACAATTTTGGCACTTAATTCCATTTTGAGCTTGGTGATTTCTTTATTAAGGTTTAATTCGTGTTCTTTGCTAGCACCGGTAACTGGaaatatagataaaataatTAACCTTTACTCAAAAGTAAATTTAACACAAGCGCAATTAAAGAAGGTCTATTCGAaacttacttttatttaattctaaCGTTTTATCATCTACGATTGCCTGAAGCGAGGTTAATTTACTATTAAGATCTGAAATTATATCGCTATTTTCTTTATTCAACCTCTCAACATTCTGCTTTTCGGTCTCCAGTTTCGATTCCGCCAACTGTAGTTTAGAGGTTATCATCGATAGCTGCGTTTCAAATTCTGTTTGCGCAATAGTCATTTTGGTTTTCGCTTCATTGAGGGCTTTCTCGGATTCATTTTTAACTTTGGTCAGTTCGTCTGTGAGACTTTTGCCCAGGGAATCTTTTTCGCTTTCCTTTTCTTTTAGTAGCGCGTATGCCTCATCCAACAAATTCTGTAATTCTGAAGATAAAGCTAAAACATTAACACTTATTGTTATAAAGTTATTTGGGTTAGTAAAAGAAGAGTGTAGAGACTGTATTTACTTTGTGCCGCCGCTAGTTCCTCCTTGTGTTGTTCGACGACAGCAGCCATCTCGACGTTGCTCTGTTCCTCAACAACTCGGAGTGCCGCCGCAGTCGTCTCTGCCCGGGCCGCTTGTAATGCCACCTCAGCTTCCAACTCACGAATAAGCTTCTCCCGAGCGGCTTTCTCTTcctaaaattgtaaaatgttcAAGGTTTTGTTCTgtctaattttaattaatttattttttgatgcGTACCTCCATTGCTTCTCTGTATTTCTGAAATTAAGACAAAACACACGTTAgatattaatttacttaatatgAAAGCATAGAGAAATagaaatataaacataaatcataaataattacattgtaATCTTCTTTGTTAATGTTTTCCTCTTCATTTCTGAACATCAAGTCTTCAACTTTCTGACGCTCATCTTCtaacattttattgattttcTCCAACTCTGCTTTCATCCTAACGTTTTCCGAATTAATCTGAAATGAGATGATATGTCTTTCAGTAAACTTTCACCTCTGGTCACGAAAAATTGGTTCATTTCACCCTTAACGGAATTGATCTtagatactaataattattaataaaaaataaaactatgttTGCTCGCATTGAATATAGGCTCCGAAACTCCTggtctaattttgatgaaatttgacagAAACATAGAGTAGGCCACAGAAATATAGAgtagacataggatacttttgggACACGCGTAACTTCTAGTAATTGCTATAATTTAACGGATTTCCAGCTGTATATTTTTACCTGGGCAGCATCTTTCCTGGCTTGTTCCAGCGCGTTTTCAGCGCGAACCGCCTGCATAGACACTTTCGCCGTCTCAGATCTCTCTAGTTCCCTCTCCCTCATCAGTCGCTCTAAATGATGCTGTTTCTCTCGAAGCAACTCCTGGAAATTATGAAACTTCTGTAAGTacctactacataatatatttgttataaATATGAAGCCGTAAAACCAATCTTAATAAACACTTCCAATCTCATTCTGGATGCAATACATTCCTGTTAACTATAATAGCGAGAAATAAGTACACTGTTTTGatacaaacaaaaatagtaCCTATTTGATATCATATTCCAATGGTCACATTAATTACAGTAATTAAATATCTACTATTTCTTCTAATGTTGTTATTTCTTCGAGTAGCACCttctattttttgtttatatttttttcaagcaTCGAAGCCGGGTTTAATCAGTCCAAGGTGGTGATCACGTATGCTCTGCTCACGATGCGTAGAGTTCTTGATATTCACGTAACATCATCTTCGCCTTCTAGGTTATTCTTTCTTCTTCTGTCAGCAAAAGTTATGTTGGACATCATAATCCTTATCACTACACACTTTAAAACATATGACGCATCCCGCAGTTGGAGCATAACGTATACggtatacggcaaaacaacgtatACCGGGTCAGCTTGTGTTTAGCCTGGCAAAGTCGAAGAACGAGTAGGAACGCATATTAAGCCATGATTAAACCCAACGacaaacaacataaaaaatcAATGCCCTCACGACTTTCAAACAAATATTATCGGTCGTGGGCCATTGGTATCTTTATTGTGTTTGTCCTTAAATCGTCATGTTTTTGTTTACACATCGCTCGACTCTTGAAATTATTTGGCGTAACGCCAACGTTAGCCTGTTAGCCGCGTATGGATTCACGCACCTTTAATCTTGTAATTTACGTACCTTATTGATTTTGGCATGACGTATTGAAAAACAAGCCTTATTAGGGTGAGGAGAGGAGTGAGGATCGAAAACAGATGTCACGTAGGAAGCTGCTTAAATCTTTCttgatttaatattttcaaagtactaagtaggtataaaaataaatctactTGCCTTGTTTCTGAAGAGATAGAACTTTAAATCCTCGAAAGTTTAAGtaaattatcattataatttttGCTAATTAGTTTTGTATTAACCCATTTAGACCCAAATGAAACTGAGCCATGGAAAATgtgaattttctttattaatttatagaaaccaataaaattattaggaaaacacaaaaaaacttaatttttttaaaatttctataCTTATTGAAAAAATTGCCGTCCTCAAATGGGGCCAATGACGTAATGCTAGCCCATTAGAACAACGCGATTGTTGCGACAGTTTTTCGGGAAATTGACCCTTCATGCTGCAGGTTTGGCAGGACAGATATGTATTGCTGGTTGCAGGATTCTACCGCTTGTATGTCTCAAGTAATGACGACCAAATGCCGCCGAAATTGGAGCTGATtcaattcttgtttttattactttgatgaTGCAGCCGCCATGCGTTTGCCACTGCTACATCCAGCATGTGCGTAAACAGTATctaccagttaccaccaacTTTTATTTCGTATAACAGTGCGAGAAAATCGATTGACCAGTTGACTTGACCCCACGCATATCCTTgttatagctttgataaaaatgtaggaaGCTAACGTCCACATTCTTTcaacagtaatacatctgtttacttttcccagaaaaaaaatgctgTAATGGCTTCCCCCGATtgcatagatattataatccagccgatgtaaaacaaattctgatttagttggtcgaaacggtagtcaaactcgtcgttttctttttttcatatccTTGACGGATACGAGAGGACACT
This DNA window, taken from Aricia agestis chromosome 11, ilAriAges1.1, whole genome shotgun sequence, encodes the following:
- the LOC121731629 gene encoding restin homolog isoform X2, giving the protein MNLRALHQSYDYQSHALRQGQPIAQLSHMINQIKRTVLDTRRESRLIVFQVTFALSSLYSSNYGSTSETPRKLSEDSSRKHLSDLIEEDEISCSLPDRPRSRRRASTSSRSSVMSIEALWEKHPRRLSEAGLRRSSDHSVVLTEDTDSFIIGDRVWVGGTKPGQIAYIGETQFAPGDWAGIVLDDPIGKNDGSVAGHRYFQCPEKRGVFSRLTRLTREPLVVHTPHDASPSSDAGSVFERPPSGSARPRRTLSPNGSVRSMVSSKMNASISTTTNGEVRIGDRVIVSSSRGSKAGTLRYVGATEFAAGVWAGVELDDPLGKNDGSVDGKRYFECSPRFGLFAPISKVSRSPSNRKPGTCAIHSSNGRATPIRRSNSRESLTSLGTSIASSRVGVRLGVTSLGSQRVGPRASSTPVSAKNALQELLREKQHHLERLMRERELERSETAKVSMQAVRAENALEQARKDAAQINSENVRMKAELEKINKMLEDERQKVEDLMFRNEEENINKEDYNKYREAMEEEKAAREKLIRELEAEVALQAARAETTAAALRVVEEQSNVEMAAVVEQHKEELAAAQKLQNLLDEAYALLKEKESEKDSLGKSLTDELTKVKNESEKALNEAKTKMTIAQTEFETQLSMITSKLQLAESKLETEKQNVERLNKENSDIISDLNSKLTSLQAIVDDKTLELNKITGASKEHELNLNKEITKLKMELSAKIVDIEQLEDFKKKQESSYKTLQDEFLGMKDELTKKINEYETFLNEASQQDEKNKSDILKLQQDLNQKSKEYERLLNDTSKSSNVNEKLIDEYKKTIHERDKEIIKLKDDFEHTTANFNIKHTKIAEEHKKEIEDRNTKIEQLQKEIEISKQALDQSKIDLDALNTQFALNNDELNLLREENKKLKQTINEITETNSQLKEKISQMELEIGELKRQLNSSIEKCDELLKSKEKIESECLNLAGQTTNSNEQFTKLSQHLKDTENELQNLKDKYRESANNFGRSEQELKQKLFKIQEDFGVEKNQLLQAVEENVAKVNEAENKIKEYENQNSGLTTRLNELEQQNNSILDENSILKKEIENLKIKEQDLTNEYDAARKKLEIDIDKYKEEISVLKADGATSEVKLMEKVDQLTEAQNDLNNKLEEARKNEDSLQKILEDVNSQLKNQKLIHEKDKTSLQAQLSEFTDKIKQLESEEIQLKQLLEERQNNIKELTLKVEMLEIDIKSNGDIISEKDRQIGNITEELNKAIDAKNKLEENFTKSQQETASIRQQFEHLISSASAEESVIKEQLAQMESLRLEHAAILKDKTELEAKYKETSNEVAHLKTELSNASAKLNEHIELVNNLKKSLEENKIALKSETEKNENITNINKKLQEDLHKFQDEISTKDKSLQDLQNQIDDLNKNLTSGTSETQQIINGLKTENNDLKNKHASEVESLNINLRQAQVQLEEKDKQLTELQSTKEKLNDLQVLLTKSEEDIKKLTNINDAQKANYEDLNKQLQTEFSEYKKLSKTSKHELKSKIHEYEKELNEFRDKIAHDQSNHKIVKEKLIETENKLADVSQQLELLQVQQVSKENADERLEKLTLELQELRKTSTESLASSEKVVSDLKNDVERKIKDMKTKDELISKLQEEVKNFKAKLEIAEREKIVLQKEMASKANNVRDKNDNTGVGLIGQGDTGANKLTEEKEMIDGQVSFLNSVIVDMQRKNEQLMARVQALEGAAVPSEPVVVNGRKPRAVAPRLFCDICDVFDAHDTDDCPRQSQPDLPAQPSDKPRPPPRAYCDICEVFGHDTENCDEEVTF
- the LOC121731629 gene encoding CAP-Gly domain-containing linker protein 2 isoform X10; amino-acid sequence: MSEQAEAPSDTNPPMRSSVSSEDASSVSTTSTRPATLAKPSGLKPPTKIGRLCSNSAPKPAIPLSPRTDGSTSETPRKLSEDSSRKHLSASSRSSVMSIEALWEKHPRRLSEAGLRRSSDHSVVLTEDTDSFIIGDRVWVGGTKPGQIAYIGETQFAPGDWAGIVLDDPIGKNDGSVAGHRYFQCPEKRGVFSRLTRLTREPLVVHTPHDASPSSDAGSVFERPPSGSARPRRTLSPNGSVRSMVSSKMNASISTTTNGEVRIGDRVIVSSSRGSKAGTLRYVGATEFAAGVWAGVELDDPLGKNDGSVDGKRYFECSPRFGLFAPISKVSRSPSNRKPGTCAIHSSNGRATPIRRSNSRESLTSLGTSIASSRVGVRLGVTSLGSQRVGPRASSTPVSAKNALQELLREKQHHLERLMRERELERSETAKVSMQAVRAENALEQARKDAAQINSENVRMKAELEKINKMLEDERQKVEDLMFRNEEENINKEDYNKYREAMEEEKAAREKLIRELEAEVALQAARAETTAAALRVVEEQSNVEMAAVVEQHKEELAAAQTLSSELQNLLDEAYALLKEKESEKDSLGKSLTDELTKVKNESEKALNEAKTKMTIAQTEFETQLSMITSKLQLAESKLETEKQNVERLNKENSDIISDLNSKLTSLQAIVDDKTLELNKITGASKEHELNLNKEITKLKMELSAKIVDIEQLEDFKKKQESSYKTLQDEFLGMKDELTKKINEYETFLNEASQQDEKNKSDILKLQQDLNQKSKEYERLLNDTSKSSNVNEKLIDEYKKTIHERDKEIIKLKDDFEHTTANFNIKHTKIAEEHKKEIEDRNTKIEQLQKEIEISKQALDQSKIDLDALNTQFALNNDELNLLREENKKLKQTINEITETNSQLKEKISQMELEIGELKRQLNSSIEKCDELLKSKEKIESECLNLAGQTTNSNEQFTKLSQHLKDTENELQNLKDKYRESANNFGRSEQELKQKLFKIQEDFGVEKNQLLQAVEENVAKVNEAENKIKEYENQNSGLTTRLNELEQQNNSILDENSILKKEIENLKIKEQDLTNEYDAARKKLEIDIDKYKEEISVLKADGATSEVKLMEKVDQLTEAQNDLNNKLEEARKNEDSLQKILEDVNSQLKNQKLIHEKDKTSLQAQLSEFTDKIKQLESEEIQLKQLLEERQNNIKELTLKVEMLEIDIKSNGDIISEKDRQIGNITEELNKAIDAKNKLEENFTKSQQETASIRQQFEHLISSASAEESVIKEQLAQMESLRLEHAAILKDKTELEAKYKETSNEVAHLKTELSNASAKLNEHIELVNNLKKSLEENKIALKSETEKNENITNINKKLQEDLHKFQDEISTKDKSLQDLQNQIDDLNKNLTSGTSETQQIINGLKTENNDLKNKHASEVESLNINLRQAQVQLEEKDKQLTELQSTKEKLNDLQVLLTKSEEDIKKLTNINDAQKANYEDLNKQLQTEFSEYKKLSKTSKHELKSKIHEYEKELNEFRDKIAHDQSNHKIVKEKLIETENKLADVSQQLELLQVQQVSKENADERLEKLTLELQELRKTSTESLASSEKVVSDLKNDVERKIKDMKTKDELISKLQEEVKNFKAKLEIAEREKIVLQKEMASKANNVRDKNDNTGVGLIGQGDTGANKLTEEKEMIDGQVSFLNSVIVDMQRKNEQLMARVQALEGAAVPSEPVVVNGRKPRAVAPRLFCDICDVFDAHDTDDCPRQSQPDLPAQPSDKPRPPPRAYCDICEVFGHDTENCDEEVTF
- the LOC121731629 gene encoding CAP-Gly domain-containing linker protein 2 isoform X8 — encoded protein: MNLRALHQSYDYQSHALRQGQPIAQLSHMINQIKRTVLDTRRESRLIVFQVTFALSSLYSSNYGSTSETPRKLSEDSSRKHLSDLIEEDEISCSLPDRPRSRRRASNHSVVLTEDTDSFIIGDRVWVGGTKPGQIAYIGETQFAPGDWAGIVLDDPIGKNDGSVAGHRYFQCPEKRGVFSRLTRLTREPLVVHTPHDASPSSDAGSVFERPPSGSARPRRTLSPNGSVRSMVSSKMNASISTTTNGEVRIGDRVIVSSSRGSKAGTLRYVGATEFAAGVWAGVELDDPLGKNDGSVDGKRYFECSPRFGLFAPISKVSRSPSNRKPGTCAIHSSNGRATPIRRSNSRESLTSLGTSIASSRVGVRLGVTSLGSQRVGPRASSTPVSAKNALQELLREKQHHLERLMRERELERSETAKVSMQAVRAENALEQARKDAAQINSENVRMKAELEKINKMLEDERQKVEDLMFRNEEENINKEDYNKYREAMEEEKAAREKLIRELEAEVALQAARAETTAAALRVVEEQSNVEMAAVVEQHKEELAAAQTLSSELQNLLDEAYALLKEKESEKDSLGKSLTDELTKVKNESEKALNEAKTKMTIAQTEFETQLSMITSKLQLAESKLETEKQNVERLNKENSDIISDLNSKLTSLQAIVDDKTLELNKITGASKEHELNLNKEITKLKMELSAKIVDIEQLEDFKKKQESSYKTLQDEFLGMKDELTKKINEYETFLNEASQQDEKNKSDILKLQQDLNQKSKEYERLLNDTSKSSNVNEKLIDEYKKTIHERDKEIIKLKDDFEHTTANFNIKHTKIAEEHKKEIEDRNTKIEQLQKEIEISKQALDQSKIDLDALNTQFALNNDELNLLREENKKLKQTINEITETNSQLKEKISQMELEIGELKRQLNSSIEKCDELLKSKEKIESECLNLAGQTTNSNEQFTKLSQHLKDTENELQNLKDKYRESANNFGRSEQELKQKLFKIQEDFGVEKNQLLQAVEENVAKVNEAENKIKEYENQNSGLTTRLNELEQQNNSILDENSILKKEIENLKIKEQDLTNEYDAARKKLEIDIDKYKEEISVLKADGATSEVKLMEKVDQLTEAQNDLNNKLEEARKNEDSLQKILEDVNSQLKNQKLIHEKDKTSLQAQLSEFTDKIKQLESEEIQLKQLLEERQNNIKELTLKVEMLEIDIKSNGDIISEKDRQIGNITEELNKAIDAKNKLEENFTKSQQETASIRQQFEHLISSASAEESVIKEQLAQMESLRLEHAAILKDKTELEAKYKETSNEVAHLKTELSNASAKLNEHIELVNNLKKSLEENKIALKSETEKNENITNINKKLQEDLHKFQDEISTKDKSLQDLQNQIDDLNKNLTSGTSETQQIINGLKTENNDLKNKHASEVESLNINLRQAQVQLEEKDKQLTELQSTKEKLNDLQVLLTKSEEDIKKLTNINDAQKANYEDLNKQLQTEFSEYKKLSKTSKHELKSKIHEYEKELNEFRDKIAHDQSNHKIVKEKLIETENKLADVSQQLELLQVQQVSKENADERLEKLTLELQELRKTSTESLASSEKVVSDLKNDVERKIKDMKTKDELISKLQEEVKNFKAKLEIAEREKIVLQKEMASKANNVRDKNDNTGVGLIGQGDTGANKLTEEKEMIDGQVSFLNSVIVDMQRKNEQLMARVQALEGAAVPSEPVVVNGRKPRAVAPRLFCDICDVFDAHDTDDCPRQSQPDLPAQPSDKPRPPPRAYCDICEVFGHDTENCDEEVTF
- the LOC121731629 gene encoding CAP-Gly domain-containing linker protein 2 isoform X17 encodes the protein MPVETKISFSDGSTSETPRKLSEDSSRKHLSASSRSSVMSIEALWEKHPRRLSEAGLRRSSDHSVVLTEDTDSFIIGDRVWVGGTKPGQIAYIGETQFAPGDWAGIVLDDPIGKNDGSVAGHRYFQCPEKRGVFSRLTRLTREPLVVHTPHDASPSSDAGSVFERPPSGSARPRRTLSPNGSVRSMVSSKMNASISTTTNGEVRIGDRVIVSSSRGSKAGTLRYVGATEFAAGVWAGVELDDPLGKNDGSVDGKRYFECSPRFGLFAPISKVSRSPSNRKPGTCAIHSSNGRATPIRRSNSRESLTSLGTSIASSRVGVRLGVTSLGSQRVGPRASSTPVSAKNALQELLREKQHHLERLMRERELERSETAKVSMQAVRAENALEQARKDAAQINSENVRMKAELEKINKMLEDERQKVEDLMFRNEEENINKEDYNKYREAMEEEKAAREKLIRELEAEVALQAARAETTAAALRVVEEQSNVEMAAVVEQHKEELAAAQTLSSELQNLLDEAYALLKEKESEKDSLGKSLTDELTKVKNESEKALNEAKTKMTIAQTEFETQLSMITSKLQLAESKLETEKQNVERLNKENSDIISDLNSKLTSLQAIVDDKTLELNKITGASKEHELNLNKEITKLKMELSAKIVDIEQLEDFKKKQESSYKTLQDEFLGMKDELTKKINEYETFLNEASQQDEKNKSDILKLQQDLNQKSKEYERLLNDTSKSSNVNEKLIDEYKKTIHERDKEIIKLKDDFEHTTANFNIKHTKIAEEHKKEIEDRNTKIEQLQKEIEISKQALDQSKIDLDALNTQFALNNDELNLLREENKKLKQTINEITETNSQLKEKISQMELEIGELKRQLNSSIEKCDELLKSKEKIESECLNLAGQTTNSNEQFTKLSQHLKDTENELQNLKDKYRESANNFGRSEQELKQKLFKIQEDFGVEKNQLLQAVEENVAKVNEAENKIKEYENQNSGLTTRLNELEQQNNSILDENSILKKEIENLKIKEQDLTNEYDAARKKLEIDIDKYKEEISVLKADGATSEVKLMEKVDQLTEAQNDLNNKLEEARKNEDSLQKILEDVNSQLKNQKLIHEKDKTSLQAQLSEFTDKIKQLESEEIQLKQLLEERQNNIKELTLKVEMLEIDIKSNGDIISEKDRQIGNITEELNKAIDAKNKLEENFTKSQQETASIRQQFEHLISSASAEESVIKEQLAQMESLRLEHAAILKDKTELEAKYKETSNEVAHLKTELSNASAKLNEHIELVNNLKKSLEENKIALKSETEKNENITNINKKLQEDLHKFQDEISTKDKSLQDLQNQIDDLNKNLTSGTSETQQIINGLKTENNDLKNKHASEVESLNINLRQAQVQLEEKDKQLTELQSTKEKLNDLQVLLTKSEEDIKKLTNINDAQKANYEDLNKQLQTEFSEYKKLSKTSKHELKSKIHEYEKELNEFRDKIAHDQSNHKIVKEKLIETENKLADVSQQLELLQVQQVSKENADERLEKLTLELQELRKTSTESLASSEKVVSDLKNDVERKIKDMKTKDELISKLQEEVKNFKAKLEIAEREKIVLQKEMASKANNVRDKNDNTGVGLIGQGDTGANKLTEEKEMIDGQVSFLNSVIVDMQRKNEQLMARVQALEGAAVPSEPVVVNGRKPRAVAPRLFCDICDVFDAHDTDDCPRQSQPDLPAQPSDKPRPPPRAYCDICEVFGHDTENCDEEVTF